GGCCGCCCCGAACCTTTCGGTCGAGGCGGCCAGGCGGCCCCACTGGGAGGTGAGCTCGTCCTGCTCAGCGCTCGCCTTCGAGTTCCCTCAGGAAAGCGCCAAGCTCCTTCTCCTCAATACCGACAAGATGGTTTTTTTCCGGATAGGCGCCGGAGCGGACGTCGAAAGCGAATTCGGAGAAGGCCGCGATGCGCTCCTGCTGCAGGCGGTCGTATTCGGCGGCGAAGTTGCGATAGGTCTTGGCGTGGCGCGGATAATGGCCGCGGTGGGCGCCGAGCACGTCCTCGGCAAAGAGATATTGCGCGTCGCAGCCCGTCCCCGCCCCCATCGACAGCATCAGCATGGAGGTGCGCGCGCTGATCGCGGCGGCGACTTCGCCCGGCACCACCTCGATCTCGGCCGCAAAAGCGCCCGCCTCTTCCAGCGCCTTCGTCTGGCGCCAGATCTCGAGCGCGCTTGCCGCCGTCTTGCCGACGGCGCGAAAGCCGCCGGTCCAGGTGGCCTTGGAAGGGATCAGCCCGACATGGCCGCAGACGGGAATGCCCTCCTCGCGCATGCGCCTGACTGTCGATAGGCTCGCGGCGCAGTAGACCGCATCGCCGCCGGCTTTCAGCGCCTGAAAGGCGGCGCGGATGTAATCCTCGGCGGTCACATGGTCCCCATATTCGAGGCCGGGAAAGGCGAAGACGGAAGGCGCCGCCTCGCGAAATTCGGGGCCGAGCAGCGCCGGCGGGACGGAGACGAGGTCGATCCTGGCCTTCTCGGCGGCCTCCGCCTCCTCCAGCGTCACGACCCGAAGCATGGTGAGCTGACGCTTTCCTTTCATCGACAGGAGATCGGCAACGGTCGGGCGGCGGTGTCTCATCGGGTTCTCCTGATTTCGAGGGCGGGGGCGCGGCGGCTCTCAGGCCGCCAGCAGCTTCTTGAGCCTGGTTTCGGGCGAGGCAAGCGCCAGCGGATCCGGCTTTGCCCTGGCTGCGATCAGCATTTCGGCAAGGCGAATATCGCGGGCGACCGCATTGCCGGGGCCGATGCCGCTCGCGGCGATCAGCCGTCCCTCGCCATTTAGATGAAAAAGGATGAAGGCGCCCTCCTCCATGTCGCGCCGGACGGTCGTTTCCGCACCGTCGGCAAGCCCCGCGATCTGCAGGGTGAACTCGTACTGATCCGACCAGAACCAGGGAATGCTGGCCATGGTTTCTGCCGCGCCGATCAGGTTGGCGGCGGCCAGCGCGCCCTGGTCCTGGGCATTGCGCCAGGCTTCCAGCCGCACCCGCCGGCCGCCATAATGCGGCAGAGGGAAGGAGCAGCAGTCGCCGGCCGCGTAGATGTCCGGGTCCGAGGTGCAGAGCCTCTCGTCGACGGCGATGCCGTTTTCGATCGCAAGCCCGGCGGTCTCCGCAAGTTCGGTGTTGGGCACCGCGCCGATGCCGACGACGACAATATCGGCCTTAAGGCCGACTCCGTCGGTAAGCAGCAGGCGTGCGCCGTCAGCGGCTTCCTCGATTGCCGCTATCTGCGCGCCGCAGATAATCTCCACGCCTTCTTGCCTGTGCCGCGCGGCGACGACGGCGGCGATCTCCTCCGGCACGCCGCGAGAGAGAACGCGCGGCAGACCCTCGACGAGCACGACTTCGGCGCCGAGCCTGCGTGCGGTCGCGGCAAGCTCCAGGCCGATGAAGCCGCCGCCGATGACGGCGAGCCTTGCACCGGGTGTAAGGGCGGCGCGGATCGCAAGCGCATCGGCATGCGTCCGCAGCATGCGGATGCACGCGGCATTTTCCGGCACGCCCGGGAAGCGGCGCGGGCGGGCGCCGGTTGCCAGAAGCAGGCGGTCGTAAGTGAGGGATCGTCCGTCCGAGAGCGTGACGCTCTTCTGCGCCCGGTCGATGCTCTGCGCCGTGACGCCGGTCAGAACCGCAATCCGCGCTTCCTCGTAGCGCGCAGCACCCGCGATGAATTTCGGCAGCGAGGCTTCCGCGAGCCCGTCCTTGGAAAGCGGCGGCCGCTCATAGGGAAGATGCGGTTCGGCGCCGATCAGCGTGATCTCGCCGCCGAAGCCCTTTTCCCGGAGGGCAAAAGCTGCCCGCGCACCACATTCGCCGGCACCGATGATAACAATATGCGTCATGCTCTCTCCTCCTTCCGAGGCCTTGGCTGCGGGGCGCTTGAGCCTCGGCGAATGCCCCTCACCCTACCCCTCTCCCCGCAGGCGGGGAGAGGGGACTTGAGCGCAAAGCGAGCGGCGAGTTCCCTTCTCTCCGCCTGCGGGGAGAATGTGCCGGGAGGCGGACGAACGATATGCGTCATGCTCTCCTCCTTCCGAGACCTTGGCTGCGGGACGCCTGAGCTCCGGCGAATGCCCCGCGCGCGGGGAGAGGGGACTTGAGTGTAATGCCAGCCGCGAGTTCCCTTCTCTCCGCCTGCGGGGAAAGGGTCGGCAGGCGGATGAGCGATATGCGTCATGCTCTCTCCTCCTTCCGAGGCTTTGGCGGCGGGACGCTTGAGCCCGGCGAATGCCCCTCACCCCTAGCCCTCTCCCCGCGCGCGGGGAGAGGGGACTTGAGCGCATCGCGAGCCGCGCCCCCCTTCTTTCTCGCCTGCGCGGAGAAGGGAACCGAGCGCAAGGCGGGCCGCGAGTCCCTTCTCCCCCCCTGCGGGGAGAAGGTGCCGGCAGGCGGATGAGGGGCAGCCCGCCGAGAGCTCACCCCCTTAGACTACGAAAGCCCGATGAACACGCTCCCCGCCTCCACCTTGACCGGATAGGTCCTGAGGTTGACGCAGACTGGCGCGCCCCTGGCCTGGCCGGTCTTGTAGTTGAAGCGGCCGTTATGCTTCGGACATTCGATGATGTCGCCCATCACCAGGCCGTCGGCGAGATGGATCTGCTCGTGCGTGCAGAGCCCGTCGGTCGCAAAATACTCGTCATCCGGGCTGCGATAGACGGCAAAGGTGCGTCCCTCGTGATCGAAACGCACGACGTCTTCCTCGTCGATCTCTTCGGCCGCACAGACCTCCACCCAGTTCGAGCTCATCTCTTTCCTCCATTCGATGGTTTGCTGCGATCGCCCGCGCTGCCTCACTCCGCGGCAGGAACGAGCCGGTCGTTGTGGAATTCTTCGCGATAGGG
The genomic region above belongs to Sinorhizobium meliloti and contains:
- a CDS encoding MocE family 2Fe-2S type ferredoxin produces the protein MSSNWVEVCAAEEIDEEDVVRFDHEGRTFAVYRSPDDEYFATDGLCTHEQIHLADGLVMGDIIECPKHNGRFNYKTGQARGAPVCVNLRTYPVKVEAGSVFIGLS
- a CDS encoding NAD(P)/FAD-dependent oxidoreductase encodes the protein MTHIVIIGAGECGARAAFALREKGFGGEITLIGAEPHLPYERPPLSKDGLAEASLPKFIAGAARYEEARIAVLTGVTAQSIDRAQKSVTLSDGRSLTYDRLLLATGARPRRFPGVPENAACIRMLRTHADALAIRAALTPGARLAVIGGGFIGLELAATARRLGAEVVLVEGLPRVLSRGVPEEIAAVVAARHRQEGVEIICGAQIAAIEEAADGARLLLTDGVGLKADIVVVGIGAVPNTELAETAGLAIENGIAVDERLCTSDPDIYAAGDCCSFPLPHYGGRRVRLEAWRNAQDQGALAAANLIGAAETMASIPWFWSDQYEFTLQIAGLADGAETTVRRDMEEGAFILFHLNGEGRLIAASGIGPGNAVARDIRLAEMLIAARAKPDPLALASPETRLKKLLAA
- a CDS encoding 3-methyl-2-oxobutanoate hydroxymethyltransferase → MRHRRPTVADLLSMKGKRQLTMLRVVTLEEAEAAEKARIDLVSVPPALLGPEFREAAPSVFAFPGLEYGDHVTAEDYIRAAFQALKAGGDAVYCAASLSTVRRMREEGIPVCGHVGLIPSKATWTGGFRAVGKTAASALEIWRQTKALEEAGAFAAEIEVVPGEVAAAISARTSMLMLSMGAGTGCDAQYLFAEDVLGAHRGHYPRHAKTYRNFAAEYDRLQQERIAAFSEFAFDVRSGAYPEKNHLVGIEEKELGAFLRELEGER